Within the Debaryomyces hansenii CBS767 chromosome E complete sequence genome, the region AAACATAGAACtaccaattcaaaatagtTTCGTAAGTTCTACAGAATCAGAATCTTTCCCCAACCACCAGAAGCAAAATTGTAAACCATAGAACGTGCTCAAAATAAAGAGGTCATCGCTATTGCAGGATACAACAGAGAACCAACTCGACGTAAATTGGACTGATTatcatcctcatcattGTAGTACAATTTCTACGAACTTTTCTATAAAGATGTACCAGATTTGCGAATTTAATCGAGACGAGAGAACATAAGTATACTTAATGTCTACTTGTGTTCTCTCCAAGTATAAATACTCCTTACATCCCTCGTCAGTATAAAAGCACATTAAGCATTTATCATCTCACCTCCGCATGATGTACTTAAGTACTTGGGCTCTACATCTCTGCTAAATACAATCTCacttcaatatcatcatggccttcatattcttcatacTGCCATCGCCATCTTGATAGTGGTAGTACTACCCTACCATTTAATCACGACCTATTCTAACTAACGTGAATTATGTCTGACTTTATATGGGATGGGTGTCATTATAGTTACCCATAACACctatcaatattaataatcaaataCGGCTGATTTCATGATTAATGTAAATTGCTATTATGTTGTTAGTATCAATGGGattcatttaatattcataaattaattgattagATAAATGTCAGAAATTTGGGTATACTGGGTCTATCATGCTTTTGAGTACTCAGACTGGTGCACAGCGTTTTGTCGTCATTTAGTTTATCTTATTAACAATCATACATTGTAGTTACATACATTATTAGTGAGTAAAGAACAAAAAGTAAAAAACATGGACTAAAAAATTTTCGGTCGCCATTTTATACTGTCAaccaaatatattttcgCCCGGGTAACCCCGATTTGGTATACCAAGAGTATTTAGGGTTGCAACAGTATACAACTAATAGAGACTCAATTAAATTCGGTACTTAATAATTGCCgtcaaatatttgatctAAATGTATATCccttaataaatcaaaagaattttcattgaaatcGTAACTGTCGAACGGAGTTCTTGGGTTGGTATTTCCCGGTGTTTGCAGGTGCAATTCCAGGCCTTGGTTACCTAATTCGTCATTGGTTCCAGGGTTAGAATTAGCCTCGTTCTTCATTGATACCATCTGCATCCAGAGtctatcaatttcattgttgtttataaattccaattcttcgaaATTCAAGGAATTTAGCGATTCAACGGACATGCCAGGAGCCAAAGGAATAGACGGTTTAATTTGCACGTTGTCAATTGACTCTTCCTCGTTATTATTCATGCCCTGAACCtgaatatcatttttaagTTGCTTATTTTGCAGTTCATTCTGCTGCTCGTCAGTGTTGGTATCTCTTTTCGACATTCTACTTTTGTGAAGTCTTCTCAATGACGCTTCGCACATTCTTGATAGTTCATCTACCTGACCAACACTAAACTCGGTGATATACAAATCACATTCCTTCGCTACGAATTCATCGAAGCCagaaaattctaataagAAACGATATGCCTTTGTTACTTTCCATGCGTAATAGTATCTTTTACTTAAATTGGTCATAGCAGTCATGAACGTAtctatcaatttttgaatatatttcactAGCTTGCTAAGCTTCAAATGTTTTTCTTGGTAACcataatcattattcatttttaaatcATGATCGACGCATGTCGACATTTTATTAAGTTGCAATTTTAATCTAATAcatattgcaaaattaaCTTGCGAGGATTTGTGAATAATCTGTTCCAAACTtggattcattattagatcAGCACCTTCTCCAAAGttaacattattatccTCCACtaactgaaaaattcccTCGACGAATTCATCAAGCATAActgtatatatttttttcaaataaaagaaTGACAAATTCGATTGCTTTCTTTTCTCATAATGTAGAAAAAAATGGTAAAAGACAATCATATTGAAGCTCGTTAGGTTGATATAATTCTTGCATTTCATAATCTTAATAAACGGGTATCGAAATTTGTCATCTTTAAATGgtataaaaaattgatttaaagTACCATAGTGCAGATGTGtgaacttttcaaaatcactCATTAGCCTTGTtaatttttccattttAATTGAGTCTTTAACGGATAATGTGAGATCTAAGATtgtcttcaatttttcataaaaTTTACTAAAATAAGCAAATGTACTCACAACATTCTTTTCTAACTCGATATCTAGAATGTTTTCATTTCCAGGTTTATAATACGGTAGCTTAGTATCTACATATTTGTCATCAATACACAAGGGGTTTCCATAAGAATATGCTTGGTTAAAATCACCCAATGCTAAAAAGAGCCAAATCTTTCGGCCAATGTTATTGactttttcatcattacATGCTTCCGGAAAATTATCTGGCTCTCTATTTAGGCCCATAGAGTATGCCATTTGAATCAACATTCCCGAATATATTTGTGAGTCACCGCCATCAGCGCCATCCCCATCCTCAGGTGAAAACATGTGGTATAACCTCATTATTAATGCACATTGTAGTACCACCAAGTTCGTCTTACGCAACAATTCAAACTGATCTAGACATAATTGTGCCATATGTATaacatcaatatttatCGGGTTTGACAAGAGATACTTAAGTTCCTGTGCTTTAGATGATGGATCATTAGTCTTTAGATTGTTCTCATTAACTCCATTTCtattagaaaataatgacaaATATGTAAATCGAATAATAATTAGcaatattccaatatttgCTAAATCTAgtcttttttcaatatttaattcacTAATTTTAGAATCATTGTGGTCTTCTGGTCCTAATATTCGTGACATTTCTGATTTAAAATAactttcatcaataaatggCAAGAATGGATAAACTAAAAGgaaaaatttgttgataagaATCCAAATTACTCTCTGCTTGGGTAAAACAactttaattttatcaattaacttcaattcttgatcTATTTGACCTTCAAATACCGTTAACCCTAAAGAAATTGCGtttttattcatatttatttttcgttgtttttcatctttaaaCCGTTTCTCTTTATCTCCCTGGTTCTCCTCATCATCTAGAATGTTATTATAAAGTCTTATATCATTATATCCATCCCTATCCATTGTTTTCTCGCgaaattctttttctagTTCTGCTTCTTGGCTATTCCGAGATTCTACGTCtgattgattgattttacCCGTATGGTCTTTTTCTACGCAacctttttcttcatttacTTTTTCTAGCTTCCAGTTAAGGGCCTTTTGTGCCCCAAAGTCAAGTACCTTTCTCTCTTTGGCATATTTCCATAATAAACGTAATGCAATATCCTTACTCACGATAGATATCCATGCAAAAGGACCAAAATTCATTCTTctagatgatgatttaattaTGACTGGTGTATATCCTTCATAAAAATTAATTGTCTCTTCTGATGATCCGAAAGGATTGATACCCACGTATTTTGTATTACTTTCTGAGTAATCATGGAGAGGACTTG harbors:
- a CDS encoding DEHA2E13244p (some similarities with uniprot|P12351 Saccharomyces cerevisiae YLR256W HAP1 Heme-responsive zinc finger transcription factor of the Zn(2)-Cys(6) binuclear cluster domain type), whose amino-acid sequence is MPPEHSKKRNRITLSCNYCKRRKVKCDRGQPCSSCVKYNVPGLCEYNAFVNSENQHMGELPPFTVQSSNGLKKSKFDVNNEIMKSQEAQDTDTTVHSELEMLKDKIRQIEASITVSSLSQQSPNFTPPTTDPYLLNATINNNNSVSRTHNNPIQLPPLTWHPSTSSTPRSISAESNLRSEQSSNTSPLHDYSESNTKYVGINPFGSSEETINFYEGYTPVIIKSSSRRMNFGPFAWISIVSKDIALRLLWKYAKERKVLDFGAQKALNWKLEKVNEEKGCVEKDHTGKINQSDVESRNSQEAELEKEFREKTMDRDGYNDIRLYNNILDDEENQGDKEKRFKDEKQRKINMNKNAISLGLTVFEGQIDQELKLIDKIKVVLPKQRVIWILINKFFLLVYPFLPFIDESYFKSEMSRILGPEDHNDSKISELNIEKRLDLANIGILLIIIRFTYLSLFSNRNGVNENNLKTNDPSSKAQELKYLLSNPINIDVIHMAQLCLDQFELLRKTNLVVLQCALIMRLYHMFSPEDGDGADGGDSQIYSGMLIQMAYSMGLNREPDNFPEACNDEKVNNIGRKIWLFLALGDFNQAYSYGNPLCIDDKYVDTKLPYYKPGNENILDIELEKNVVSTFAYFSKFYEKLKTILDLTLSVKDSIKMEKLTRLMSDFEKFTHSHYGTLNQFFIPFKDDKFRYPFIKIMKCKNYINLTSFNMIVFYHFFLHYEKRKQSNLSFFYLKKIYTVMLDEFVEGIFQLVEDNNVNFGEGADLIMNPSLEQIIHKSSQVNFAICIRLKLQLNKMSTCVDHDLKMNNDYGYQEKHLKLSKLVKYIQKLIDTFMTAMTNLSKRYYYAWKVTKAYRFLLEFSGFDEFVAKECDLYITEFSVGQVDELSRMCEASLRRLHKSRMSKRDTNTDEQQNESQNKQLKNDIQVQGMNNNEEESIDNVQIKPSIPLAPGMSVESLNSLNFEELEFINNNEIDRLWMQMVSMKNEANSNPGTNDELGNQGSELHSQTPGNTNPRTPFDSYDFNENSFDLLRDIHLDQIFDGNY